In a genomic window of Procambarus clarkii isolate CNS0578487 chromosome 12, FALCON_Pclarkii_2.0, whole genome shotgun sequence:
- the LOC138363983 gene encoding piggyBac transposable element-derived protein 4-like yields the protein MDRGKGQSTSTPKKDSEMTKEDKLSDLYKRFSNVKLTPSKIPDLLDRLSDVEADAEGEQRQSDFSSDNEGTASSDEFDSSSSEESSEGIEDEAADVGRPKAPVRRRAGRLQQPNPDAAWSTDNTPPIVGSFSATPGITVPVPITPLQFVQLFLTRALIEFITVETNRYARQFIQNASRRTMRLWKEVSAKEMARYLALSILMGIARLPTMRMYWQTSRLWHMRTFNVFMTAKRFQHIAQFFHTYNQFAIPPNNKNRMIKLSTIITYLTNKFGSYYVPNQALSLDEGTMPWRGRLSFKVYNPNKPDKYGVKLYMLAEAGTGYIIDFEVYSGVGKTTVETVMGLMRPLLNKGYHLYMDNYYNSVHLTELLRENGVYTCGTLRLQRGAPKELQQLAKGKFAVDQTIFRRKDNTFVILWKDKRVVSVITNCHNADTQEVQRRKRVKKRDGTSSVQIVTVNKPTAICDYNNNMKGVDHFDQMVKYYRFTRKSHKWTKKITFYFLQMAIHNAYVLYKMYTTDAKKLTLLQFMK from the coding sequence ATGGATCGTGGTAAAGGACAGAGCACCTCTACCCCCAAGAAGGATAGTGAAATGACCAAGGAAGATAAGTTGAGTGACCTGTACAAAAGGTTCAGCAATGTGAAGCTTACCCCTAGTAAAATTCCTGATTTGTTGGATCGTTTGTCAGATGTGGAGGCAGATGCTGAAGGGGAACAGCGTCAGAGTGATTTCAGTAGTGATAATGAGGGGACAGCGTCGTCTGATGAGTTTGATTCGTCATCGAGTGAGGAGAGTAGCGAGGGGATTGAGGATGAGGCAGCGGATGTGGGCCGCCCCAAGGCACCTGTAAGGAGGCGTGCAGGACGTCTTCAACAGCCTAATCCCGATGCTGCCTGGTCAACTGACAATACACCACCTATTGTAGGCAGTTTCAGTGCCACACCAGGCATAACTGTCCCAGTGCCAATTACCCCCCTGCAATTTGTTCAATTATTTCTGACCCGTGCCCTAATTGAGTTCATCACAGTGGAAACTAACAGGTATGCCAGGCAGTTTATTCAGAATGCTTCCAGGCGCACTATGAGGTTGTGGAAGGAGGTATCTGCGAAGGAAATGGCAAGGTATTTGGCTTTATCAATCTTGATGGGTATTGCACGACTCCCAACAATGCGCATGTACTGGCAAACAAGCCGGTTGTGGCATATGAGGACCTTCAATGTGTTCATGACTGCAAAACGATTCCAACATATTGCCCAGTTTTTTCATACTTATAACCAGTTTGCAATTCCACCCAACAACAAGAACCGCATGATAAAACTCAGCACCATCATTACCTATTTGACCAACAAATTTGGCTCTTACTACGTCCCCAATCAAGCACTCAGTTTGGATGAAGGTACAATGCCGTGGCGTGGTCGTCTATCCTTCAAGGTTTACAACCCCAATAAGCCTGATAAGTATGGGGTAAAGTTGTACATGCTTGCTGAGGCAGGGACTGGATATATTATTGATTTCGAGGTTTATTCTGGAGTGGGCAAGACAACAGTTGAGACAGTGATGGGCCTTATGCGACCCTTGTTGAACAAAGGTTATCATCTTTATATGGACAATTATTATAACTCTGTCCATCTCACAGAATTGCTAAGGGAAAATGGTGTGTACACTTGTGGAACACTCAGATTGCAGCGTGGTGCCCCTAAAGAGCTGCAACAACTTGCCAAAGGTAAATTCGCTGTTGATCAGACTATTTTCAGGCGCAAGGATAACACTTTTGTTATCctttggaaagacaagagagtggTGTCAGTGATCACAAACTGCCATAATGCTGACACACAGGAAGTACAGAGAAGGAAGAGAGTGAAGAAACGTGACGGAACATCATCTGTTCAGATTGTAACTGTAAACAAACCAACAGCCATTTGtgactacaacaacaacatgaagGGAGTTGATCACTTCGaccaaatggtcaaatattacaGGTTCACCAGGAAGTCGCATAAGTGGACTAAGAAGATCACATTTTACTTCCTTCAGATGGCTATACACAATGCCTATGTGTTGTACAAGATGTACACAACTGATGCCAAGAAACTGACCCTACTCCAGTTTATGAAGTAG
- the LOC138363984 gene encoding piggyBac transposable element-derived protein 4-like, with protein sequence MDAAPGTSSGTQKKGRKSRKAEEIAMIHDMYRGVKLTPSKIPDVVEAFSGSSDDEFEADEPENDVLYEVSTTDDDISSESEDESEEEAPAPPRGKRTCPVPKRARLGDEWNCNNTPPIVYDFTATPGLTIPLPATPLQFLQLFFTRAVVEYLAYETNLHATHIIHLMADSARNTWKPVSVKEMARYLALCMLMGIVKMPTIRMYWQTNQMWHCRFFNVFMSSARFQHISKFFHMYNKKGVPVNNSDRLIKVRPLMDYFSEKFSSVYIPKKELSLDEGTMAWRGRLSFKVYNPNKPDKYGVKFYMLAEGTSGYIYKFDVYCGIGKTTVETVMGLVAPLVNKGYHLYMDNYYNSVSLTEQLREVGVYTCGTLRLQRGAPKDLQQVVKGKMATDTTLYMRKDNTFVIVWKDKRPVSVITNIHNADTTQAQRRKRVRKRDGRTGLEIVKMNKPKAIVDYNKFMKGVDHFDQMVKYYEFARKTHKWTKKITFYFLQMAMHNAYALYNHYSTDTKKLTLLEFHAVGIKALLAWNSEEWPTTTKIPHVPDIDASKTIFLQCIQEIEEL encoded by the exons ATGGATGCTGCACCAGGAACAAGCAGTGGAACGCAAAAGAAAGGTAGGAAATCTAGGAAAGCAGAAGAGATCGCCATGATTCACGATATGTATCGTGGGGTCAAGCTCACTCCATCCAAGATTCCCGACGTTGTTGAAGCCTTTTCAGGGTCTTCTGATGATGAATTTGAGGCTGACGAACCTGAAAATGATGTGTTATATGAGGTTTCCACAACTGATGATGATATTTcgagtgagagtgaggatgagAGTGAAGAAgaagcccctgccccgccacgcgGAAAACGCACGTGTCCGGTACCAAAGAGGGCTAGGCTGGGTGATGAGTGGAATTGTAACAATACTCCTCCCATCGTTTATGACTTTACTGCAACCCCTGGCCTAACAATTCCACTACCTgctactccattgcagtttttacAACTGTTTTTCACTAGAGCAGTGGTTGAATACTTAGCGTATGAAACCAATTTGCATGCCACACACATCATACATCTCATGGCTGACTCAGCAAGAAACACGTGGAAACCAGTGTCGGTGAAAGAAATGGCCCGATATTTAGCCCTGTGCATGCTGATGGGCATAGTGAAGATGCCTACAATAAGGATGTACTGGCAGACGAATCAGATGTGGCATTGTCGATTCTTCAACGTGTTTATGTCGTCTGCTCGGTTCCAACACATTTCTAAGTTCTTCCACATGTATAACAAAAAAGGCGTTCCAGTGAATAATAGTGaccgactgataaaggtgagaccaCTAATGGACTATTTTTCTGAAAAATTTTCATCTGTATATATCCCCAAAAAAGAATTGAGTCTCGATGAGGGTACAATGGCTTGGCGAGGCCGCCTCTCTTTCAAGGTCTACAATCCCAACAAGCCTGATAAATATGGTGTAAAATTTTATATGTTGGCCGAAGGGACATCAGGCTACATATATAAATTTGATGTGTATTGTGGAATTGGAAAAACGACAGTGGAAACAGTGATGGGGTTGGTGGCGCCCCTAGTTAACAAgggttatcatttgtatatggatAACTACTATAACTCGGTAAGCCTAACAGAACAATTACGTGAAGTGGGTGTTTACACATGTGGCACACTTAGACTCCAACGTGGCGCCCCCAAGGATCTGCAACAAGTGGTAAAGGGTAAAATGGCAACCGACACGACCCTATACATGCGTAAGGATAACACCTTTGTTATAGTTTGGAAGGACAAGCGCCCCGTCTCTGTCATCACCAATATCCACAATGCCGACACTACTCAAGCACAGCGCAGGAAACGCGTTCGTAAACGTGACGGGAGAACTGGATtagaaattgtgaaaatgaacaaacccaaggccatagtggattacaataagttcatgaaaggtgttgatcattttGATCAAATGGTGAAATACTATGAGTTTGCAAGAAAAACGCACAAATGGACAAAGAAGATCActttttatttcctgcaaatggccaTGCACAATGCATACGCATTGTATAACCACTACTCAACAGACACAAAAAAACTAACATTATTAGAGTTTCACGCAGTAGGAATAAAAGCCTTGTTGGCGTGGAACAGCgaggaatggccaacaacaacaaaaataccacatgttcccgacatagatgcaagc aagacaatattcctccagtgcatccaagaaatagaagaattatag